In Mustela nigripes isolate SB6536 chromosome 2, MUSNIG.SB6536, whole genome shotgun sequence, a single window of DNA contains:
- the REXO1 gene encoding RNA exonuclease 1 homolog isoform X1 yields the protein MLRSTGFFRAIDCPYWAGAPGGPCRRPYCHFRHRGARGPGALVGGGAAPPAAGPRVAFQPPELWGGSSCLLCSSHGKERPVSDRTLPPLQGAGSDPSSASLLLWGLCFFLCAVLMGLLPSEEARGEWVPHPFPAFQLPLLQILTSFFPAGRGCSSPGMRKLRPRDGEPLSRVRMAGLGYDPYNPELPKPPVQRENGALGRGDEPRSDILELELVNQAIEAVRSEVELEQRRYQELLETAREHSSTEAPAVAPRGPATCPTAGLDEDAFPLSFDYNPGGRCSLLGPDASYQPSPLAAATEPGSKYSLASLGRAQGRGGGGGGTLEYVPKAVSQPQRHGRPVPSSKYVLDDSKPSTDLEYDPLSNFSARLLSRASSKDDRAPKRPRGSRGSEPYTPALKKPCDPFAGCDARFSDSDDDAAATPAVVPITTSPPRAQAGPESKAPGQSGSREGQDAEEGGPRETKEMAVQYDVEDLGQPPKDPGGTPVAKPSSPARASQEPSGSKQGRPKKKSGAAAVPSHKDGIRKKDKGGGGARGRPAGKPCADRKGPQAGGPRHRTEPPEGTKKKPSSATLVASSGKSRPDRGGVPQLPNRTGGKTASGKLAERKARSLDEGPPRDAPKLQKRALSHADLFGDESEDEGPGPAAPPAAPPRLSSTSDSDSDSDSDSSLGGSAARGPRKRLKAPPPTRPAPASPSSCSSSSSSSGPGGGVDYSALEKEVDFDSDPMEECLRIFNESTSVKTEDRGRLARQTPKEEKTEDKGHSGLTTLFPGQKRRISHLSKPGKEAEPVRRGPAPPARPPTAQEVCYRRAQQAQRDSASWLQVPQQPAEKPSSVHISAPGEKRRIAHVPNPRLAAAPTGAKRALAASSSQPPDGPELGSQPLKARTLSGMASKTTTTITPKRVAHSPSLQSLKKPIIPKEFGGKVPTVIRQRYLNLFIEECLKFCSSNQEAIEKALNEEKVAYDRSPSKNIYLNVAVNTLKKLRGLVPSSAPGLTKTSGRRLVSHEMVLGGKLATKTSFSLSRPSSPRVEDLKGAALYGRLKEYLLTEDQLKENGYPFPHPERPGGAVLFTAEEKKPKDSSCRICCRCGTEYLVSASGRCVREEECYYHWGRLRRNRVAGGWETQYTCCSAAIGSTGCQVAKQHVQDGRKENLEGFVKTFDKELSEDAHPGIFALDCEMSYTTYGLELTRVTVVDTDMHVVYDTFVKPDNEIVDYNTRFSGVTAADLADTSISLRDVQAVLLSMFSADTVLIGHSLESDLLALKVIHTTVVDTSVLFPHRLGLPYKRSLRNLMADYLRQIIQDNVDGHSSSEDASACMHLVIWKIREDAKTKR from the exons ATGCTACGCTCCACCGGCTTCTTCCGGGCCATCGACTGCCCCTACTGGgctggggcgcccggggggccCTGCCGGCGGCCTTACTGCCACTTCCGGCACCGCGGGGCCCGGGGCCCCGGCGCGCTCGTCGGCGGCGGAGCGGCGCCCCCCGCAGCAG GTCCTCGAGTTGCCTTCCAGCCGCCTGAACTCTGGGGTGGGAGTTCTTGCCTCCTGTGTTCTTCTCACG GAAAGGAAAGGCCCGTTTCAGATAGAACGCTGCCTCCCCTGCAAGGGGCAGGGTCAGATCCCAGCTCAGCCTCTCTCTTGCTGTGgggcctctgtttctttctctgtgccgTGCTGATGGGGCTGCTGCCTTCTGAAGAGGCCAGGGGAGAGTGGGTGCCTCATCCTTTCCCTGCCTTTCAGCTTCCCCTGCTCCAGATTTTGACAAGTTTTTTTCCGGCGGGAAGAGGCTGCAGCAGTCCAGGT atgaggaaactgaggcccagagatggggAGCCACTCTCCCGGGTGCGCATGGCCG GGCTCGGTTATGATCCGTACAACCCCGAGCTGCCCAAGCCCCCCGTGCAGAGGGAGAATGGAGCGCTGGGCCGGGGGGACGAGCCCCGCTCGGACATCCTGGAACTGGAGCTGGTCAACCAGGCCATCGAGGCCGTGCGCTCGGAGGTAGAGCTCGAGCAGCGGAGGTACCAAGAGCTCCTGGAGACGGCCCGCGAACACAGCTCCACTGAGGCCCCCGCCGTGGCGCCCCGTGGCCCTGCCACTTGCCCCACCGCCGGCCTGGACGAGGATGCCTTCCCACTGTCCTTTGATTACAACCCCGGTGGCCGCTGCAGCCTGTTGGGCCCTGATGCCAGCTACCAGCCCAGTCCTCTGGCCGCTGCCACCGAGCCAGGTAGCAAGTACTCCCTGGCCTCTCTGGGTCGGGCGCAGGGCCgaggtggggggggcggtggcaCCCTGGAGTACGTCCCCAAGGCTGTGAGCCAGCCCCAGCGACACGGCCGCCCCGTCCCCAGCAGCAAGTACGTGCTGGACGACTCCAAGCCGTCCACGGACCTGGAGTATGACCCACTGTCCAACTTCTCCGCCCGGCTGCTCAGCAGGGCCAGCTCCAAGGACGACAGGGCCCCCAAAAGGCCCAGGGGCTCCCGGGGCAGTGAGCCCTACACACCTGCCCTCAAGAAGCCCTGCGACCCCTTTGCCGGCTGCGATGCCAGGTTTTCAGACTCCGATGACGATGCCGCCGCGACTCCGGCCGTTGTGCCTATCACCACCAGCCCCCCGAGAGCTCAGGCGGGCCCTGAGAGCAAGGCGCCTGGGCAGTCAGGCTCCAGGGAGGGCCAGGACGCCGAGGAGGGCGGCCCGCGGGAGACCAAGGAGATGGCGGTGCAGTATGACGTGGAGGACCTCGGGCAGCCCCCCAAGGACCCTGGGGGGACGCCCGTGGCCAAGCCCAGCTCTCCGGCCAGGGCCTCCCAGGAGCCCAGTGGCTCCAAGCAGGGAAGACCCAAGAAGAAGAGTGGGGCAGCGGCCGTCCCCAGCCACAAGGACGGCATCCGGAAGAAGGACAAGGGCGGAGGCGGAGCGCGCGGGAGGCCGGCCGGGAAGCCCTGTGCAGACCGGAAGGGCCCGCAGGCTGGCGGCCCCCGGCATAGGACCGAGCCGCCCGAAGGGACCAAGAAAAAGCCATCTTCGGCCACCCTGGTGGCCAGCTCAGGGAAAAGCCGGCCTGACCGTGGGGGTGTCCCCCAGCTGCCGAACAGGACCGGCGGGAAGACCGCGTCGGGCAAGCTGGCGGAGCGGAAGGCCCGCTCCCTGGACGAGGGGCCCCCCCGGGACGCCCCGAAGCTGCAGAAGCGGGCCCTGAGCCACGCAGACCTCTTCGGGGATGAGAGCGAGGATGAGGGCCCGGGACCCGCggcgccccccgccgccccgccccgcctcagCTCTACCTCCGACTCGGACTCGGACTCGGACTCCGACAGCAGCCTGGGCGGCTCGGCCGCTCGGGGCCCGCGCAAGCGCCTCAAGGCCCCCCCGCCCACCaggcctgcccctgcctctccctcctcgtGCTCCTCATCCTCGTCCTCCTCGGGGCCGGGCGGGGGTGTGGACTACTCCGCCCTGGAGAAGGAGGTCGACTTTGACTCGGACCCCATGGAGGAGTGTCTGCGCATCTTCAACGAGTCCACCAGCGTCAAGACGGAGGACAGGGGCCGGCTGGCCCGGCAG ACCCCCAAGGAAGAGAAGACCGAAGACAAGGGGCATTCGGGGCTGACCACTCTGTTCCCCGGGCAGAAGAGGAGGATTTCTCATCTCTCCAAGCCAGGCAAGGAG GCGGAGCCCGTGAGGAGAGGCCCAGCTCCCCCCGCCCGGCCTCCCACCGCCCAGGAGGTGTGCTATCGGCGGGCCCAGCAGGCCCAGAGGGACTCCGCCAGCTGGCTGCAGGTCCCCCAGCAGCCAGCGGAGAAGCCCTCCTCCGTCCACATCTCAGCCCCTGGCGAGAAGAGGAGGATCGCGCACGTCCCCAACCCCCGCCTGGCTGCCG CCCCCACAGGTGCCAAGAGGGCCCTCGCCGCCAGCAGCAGCCAGCCTCCCGATGGCCCCGAGCTGGGCAGCCAGCCCCTGAAGGCGCGCACGTTGTCAGGCATGGCGTCCaagaccaccaccaccatcacccccaAGCGCGTCGCCCACAGCCCGTCTTTACAG AGTTTAAAGAAGCCCATTATCCCGAAAGAGTTTGGGGGCAAAGTCCCCACGGTCATCCGCCAACGGTATCTCAACCTGTTCATTGAGGAGTGCCTCAAGTTCTGCTCCTCAAACCAGGAAGCCATAGAGAAG GCGCTGAACGAGGAGAAGGTGGCCTACGACCGCAGCCCCAGCAAGAACATCTACCTGAACGTGGCCGTGAACACACTGAAGAAGCTGCGGGGCCTGGTCCCCAGCTCCGCGCCCGGGCTCACCA AAACCAGTGGCCGGAGGCTTGTGTCCCATGAGATGGTGCTGGGGGGCAAATTGGCCACCAAGACCAGCTTCTCGCTCAGCCGCCCGAGCAGCCCCCGAGTGGAGGACCTGAAAG GGGCCGCCCTGTATGGCCGTCTCAAGGAGTATCTGCTCACCGAGGACCAGCTCAAAGAGAATGGCTACCCCTTCCCTCACCCCGAGCGGCCGGGGGGGGCCGTCCTCTTCACGGCCGAGGAGAAGAAGCCCAAGGACT CGTCCTGCCGGATCTGCTGCCGGTGTGGCACCGAGTACCTCGTGTCTGCGTCCGGCCGCTGCGTGCGTGAGGAGGAGTGCTACTACCACTGGGGGCGGCTCCGCCGGAACCGGG TGGCCGGCGGCTGGGAGACCCAGTACACATGCTGCTCAGCCGCCATCGGCTCCACTGGCTGTCAGGTCGCCAAG CAACACGTGCAGGACGGCCGGAAGGAGAACCTCGAAGGCTTTGTCAAGACTTTCGATAAAGAACTTTCGGAAGACGCTCACCCCGGGATCTTCGCCCTCGACTGTGAAATG TCCTACACCACGTATGGCCTGGAGCTGACGCGCGTCACGGTAGTGGACACAGACATGCACGTGGTGTACGACACCTTCGTCAAGCCGGACAACGAGATCGTGGACTACAACACCAG GTTTTCAGGGGTGACGGCGGCCGACCTCGCCGACACGAGCATCTCGCTCCGGGACGTCCAGGCCGTCCTGCTGAGCATGTTCAGTGCCGACACCGTTCTCATCGGACACAGCCTGGAGAGCGACCTGCTGGCCCTGAAG GTCATCCACACCACTGTGGTGGACACGTCCGTGCTCTTCCCGCACCGCCTGGGCCTCCCGTACAAGCGCTCCCTGCGGAACCTCATGGCCGACTACCTCAGACAGATCATCCAGGACAATG TGGACGGGCACAGCTCCAGCGAGGACGCCAGCGCCTGCATGCACCTGGTCATCTGGAAGATCCGAGAAGACGCCAAGACCAAGCGGTGA
- the REXO1 gene encoding RNA exonuclease 1 homolog isoform X3, whose product MCVVFEAPLPGKGREKPTHSSVTSPGGRIPMRWAGGPLEIQQCSASVQVPRLGYDPYNPELPKPPVQRENGALGRGDEPRSDILELELVNQAIEAVRSEVELEQRRYQELLETAREHSSTEAPAVAPRGPATCPTAGLDEDAFPLSFDYNPGGRCSLLGPDASYQPSPLAAATEPGSKYSLASLGRAQGRGGGGGGTLEYVPKAVSQPQRHGRPVPSSKYVLDDSKPSTDLEYDPLSNFSARLLSRASSKDDRAPKRPRGSRGSEPYTPALKKPCDPFAGCDARFSDSDDDAAATPAVVPITTSPPRAQAGPESKAPGQSGSREGQDAEEGGPRETKEMAVQYDVEDLGQPPKDPGGTPVAKPSSPARASQEPSGSKQGRPKKKSGAAAVPSHKDGIRKKDKGGGGARGRPAGKPCADRKGPQAGGPRHRTEPPEGTKKKPSSATLVASSGKSRPDRGGVPQLPNRTGGKTASGKLAERKARSLDEGPPRDAPKLQKRALSHADLFGDESEDEGPGPAAPPAAPPRLSSTSDSDSDSDSDSSLGGSAARGPRKRLKAPPPTRPAPASPSSCSSSSSSSGPGGGVDYSALEKEVDFDSDPMEECLRIFNESTSVKTEDRGRLARQTPKEEKTEDKGHSGLTTLFPGQKRRISHLSKPGKEAEPVRRGPAPPARPPTAQEVCYRRAQQAQRDSASWLQVPQQPAEKPSSVHISAPGEKRRIAHVPNPRLAAAPTGAKRALAASSSQPPDGPELGSQPLKARTLSGMASKTTTTITPKRVAHSPSLQSLKKPIIPKEFGGKVPTVIRQRYLNLFIEECLKFCSSNQEAIEKALNEEKVAYDRSPSKNIYLNVAVNTLKKLRGLVPSSAPGLTKTSGRRLVSHEMVLGGKLATKTSFSLSRPSSPRVEDLKGAALYGRLKEYLLTEDQLKENGYPFPHPERPGGAVLFTAEEKKPKDSSCRICCRCGTEYLVSASGRCVREEECYYHWGRLRRNRVAGGWETQYTCCSAAIGSTGCQVAKQHVQDGRKENLEGFVKTFDKELSEDAHPGIFALDCEMSYTTYGLELTRVTVVDTDMHVVYDTFVKPDNEIVDYNTRFSGVTAADLADTSISLRDVQAVLLSMFSADTVLIGHSLESDLLALKVIHTTVVDTSVLFPHRLGLPYKRSLRNLMADYLRQIIQDNVDGHSSSEDASACMHLVIWKIREDAKTKR is encoded by the exons ATGTGCGTAGTGTTCGAAGCCCCTCTCCCTGGCAAGGGTAGGGAGAAGCCCACCCATTCATCTGTGACCAGCCCCGGGGGCCGTATTCCCATGAGGTGGGCTGGAGGCCCCCTTGAGATCCAGCAGTGCAGCGCCTCCGTGCAAGTGCCCA GGCTCGGTTATGATCCGTACAACCCCGAGCTGCCCAAGCCCCCCGTGCAGAGGGAGAATGGAGCGCTGGGCCGGGGGGACGAGCCCCGCTCGGACATCCTGGAACTGGAGCTGGTCAACCAGGCCATCGAGGCCGTGCGCTCGGAGGTAGAGCTCGAGCAGCGGAGGTACCAAGAGCTCCTGGAGACGGCCCGCGAACACAGCTCCACTGAGGCCCCCGCCGTGGCGCCCCGTGGCCCTGCCACTTGCCCCACCGCCGGCCTGGACGAGGATGCCTTCCCACTGTCCTTTGATTACAACCCCGGTGGCCGCTGCAGCCTGTTGGGCCCTGATGCCAGCTACCAGCCCAGTCCTCTGGCCGCTGCCACCGAGCCAGGTAGCAAGTACTCCCTGGCCTCTCTGGGTCGGGCGCAGGGCCgaggtggggggggcggtggcaCCCTGGAGTACGTCCCCAAGGCTGTGAGCCAGCCCCAGCGACACGGCCGCCCCGTCCCCAGCAGCAAGTACGTGCTGGACGACTCCAAGCCGTCCACGGACCTGGAGTATGACCCACTGTCCAACTTCTCCGCCCGGCTGCTCAGCAGGGCCAGCTCCAAGGACGACAGGGCCCCCAAAAGGCCCAGGGGCTCCCGGGGCAGTGAGCCCTACACACCTGCCCTCAAGAAGCCCTGCGACCCCTTTGCCGGCTGCGATGCCAGGTTTTCAGACTCCGATGACGATGCCGCCGCGACTCCGGCCGTTGTGCCTATCACCACCAGCCCCCCGAGAGCTCAGGCGGGCCCTGAGAGCAAGGCGCCTGGGCAGTCAGGCTCCAGGGAGGGCCAGGACGCCGAGGAGGGCGGCCCGCGGGAGACCAAGGAGATGGCGGTGCAGTATGACGTGGAGGACCTCGGGCAGCCCCCCAAGGACCCTGGGGGGACGCCCGTGGCCAAGCCCAGCTCTCCGGCCAGGGCCTCCCAGGAGCCCAGTGGCTCCAAGCAGGGAAGACCCAAGAAGAAGAGTGGGGCAGCGGCCGTCCCCAGCCACAAGGACGGCATCCGGAAGAAGGACAAGGGCGGAGGCGGAGCGCGCGGGAGGCCGGCCGGGAAGCCCTGTGCAGACCGGAAGGGCCCGCAGGCTGGCGGCCCCCGGCATAGGACCGAGCCGCCCGAAGGGACCAAGAAAAAGCCATCTTCGGCCACCCTGGTGGCCAGCTCAGGGAAAAGCCGGCCTGACCGTGGGGGTGTCCCCCAGCTGCCGAACAGGACCGGCGGGAAGACCGCGTCGGGCAAGCTGGCGGAGCGGAAGGCCCGCTCCCTGGACGAGGGGCCCCCCCGGGACGCCCCGAAGCTGCAGAAGCGGGCCCTGAGCCACGCAGACCTCTTCGGGGATGAGAGCGAGGATGAGGGCCCGGGACCCGCggcgccccccgccgccccgccccgcctcagCTCTACCTCCGACTCGGACTCGGACTCGGACTCCGACAGCAGCCTGGGCGGCTCGGCCGCTCGGGGCCCGCGCAAGCGCCTCAAGGCCCCCCCGCCCACCaggcctgcccctgcctctccctcctcgtGCTCCTCATCCTCGTCCTCCTCGGGGCCGGGCGGGGGTGTGGACTACTCCGCCCTGGAGAAGGAGGTCGACTTTGACTCGGACCCCATGGAGGAGTGTCTGCGCATCTTCAACGAGTCCACCAGCGTCAAGACGGAGGACAGGGGCCGGCTGGCCCGGCAG ACCCCCAAGGAAGAGAAGACCGAAGACAAGGGGCATTCGGGGCTGACCACTCTGTTCCCCGGGCAGAAGAGGAGGATTTCTCATCTCTCCAAGCCAGGCAAGGAG GCGGAGCCCGTGAGGAGAGGCCCAGCTCCCCCCGCCCGGCCTCCCACCGCCCAGGAGGTGTGCTATCGGCGGGCCCAGCAGGCCCAGAGGGACTCCGCCAGCTGGCTGCAGGTCCCCCAGCAGCCAGCGGAGAAGCCCTCCTCCGTCCACATCTCAGCCCCTGGCGAGAAGAGGAGGATCGCGCACGTCCCCAACCCCCGCCTGGCTGCCG CCCCCACAGGTGCCAAGAGGGCCCTCGCCGCCAGCAGCAGCCAGCCTCCCGATGGCCCCGAGCTGGGCAGCCAGCCCCTGAAGGCGCGCACGTTGTCAGGCATGGCGTCCaagaccaccaccaccatcacccccaAGCGCGTCGCCCACAGCCCGTCTTTACAG AGTTTAAAGAAGCCCATTATCCCGAAAGAGTTTGGGGGCAAAGTCCCCACGGTCATCCGCCAACGGTATCTCAACCTGTTCATTGAGGAGTGCCTCAAGTTCTGCTCCTCAAACCAGGAAGCCATAGAGAAG GCGCTGAACGAGGAGAAGGTGGCCTACGACCGCAGCCCCAGCAAGAACATCTACCTGAACGTGGCCGTGAACACACTGAAGAAGCTGCGGGGCCTGGTCCCCAGCTCCGCGCCCGGGCTCACCA AAACCAGTGGCCGGAGGCTTGTGTCCCATGAGATGGTGCTGGGGGGCAAATTGGCCACCAAGACCAGCTTCTCGCTCAGCCGCCCGAGCAGCCCCCGAGTGGAGGACCTGAAAG GGGCCGCCCTGTATGGCCGTCTCAAGGAGTATCTGCTCACCGAGGACCAGCTCAAAGAGAATGGCTACCCCTTCCCTCACCCCGAGCGGCCGGGGGGGGCCGTCCTCTTCACGGCCGAGGAGAAGAAGCCCAAGGACT CGTCCTGCCGGATCTGCTGCCGGTGTGGCACCGAGTACCTCGTGTCTGCGTCCGGCCGCTGCGTGCGTGAGGAGGAGTGCTACTACCACTGGGGGCGGCTCCGCCGGAACCGGG TGGCCGGCGGCTGGGAGACCCAGTACACATGCTGCTCAGCCGCCATCGGCTCCACTGGCTGTCAGGTCGCCAAG CAACACGTGCAGGACGGCCGGAAGGAGAACCTCGAAGGCTTTGTCAAGACTTTCGATAAAGAACTTTCGGAAGACGCTCACCCCGGGATCTTCGCCCTCGACTGTGAAATG TCCTACACCACGTATGGCCTGGAGCTGACGCGCGTCACGGTAGTGGACACAGACATGCACGTGGTGTACGACACCTTCGTCAAGCCGGACAACGAGATCGTGGACTACAACACCAG GTTTTCAGGGGTGACGGCGGCCGACCTCGCCGACACGAGCATCTCGCTCCGGGACGTCCAGGCCGTCCTGCTGAGCATGTTCAGTGCCGACACCGTTCTCATCGGACACAGCCTGGAGAGCGACCTGCTGGCCCTGAAG GTCATCCACACCACTGTGGTGGACACGTCCGTGCTCTTCCCGCACCGCCTGGGCCTCCCGTACAAGCGCTCCCTGCGGAACCTCATGGCCGACTACCTCAGACAGATCATCCAGGACAATG TGGACGGGCACAGCTCCAGCGAGGACGCCAGCGCCTGCATGCACCTGGTCATCTGGAAGATCCGAGAAGACGCCAAGACCAAGCGGTGA